In one window of Microplitis demolitor isolate Queensland-Clemson2020A chromosome 4, iyMicDemo2.1a, whole genome shotgun sequence DNA:
- the LOC103570243 gene encoding ubiquinone biosynthesis O-methyltransferase, mitochondrial, with protein MSLSMTKRSFTLARFLRYSSTKSTEAISETVNQKSSVDNKEIEHHEKLSEQWWNKQGQMRALHAFNPLRVQFIRDGFKNVGWTESNPRYPLEGLEILDVGCGGGILSEALARAGANVTGIDASKQLIETAKKHASLDSNLSKNLIYIDTSVEDHVNNQAKIYDGVVASEVLEHVSNKDIFINYCTKALKPGGSIFITTLNQTIPSFIGGIIFAEYLLNIVPIGTHEWNKFISPENTRCLLERYGCTTKLIHGMIYNPLTNKWHWTSSEAINYAIHAIKSDD; from the exons TTCAACGAAATCAACAGAAGCTATTTCTGAAACCGTAAACCAAAAATCATCAGTTGACAATAAAGAAATAGAACatcatgaaaaattatcagagCAATGGTGGAATAAACAGGGACAGATGCGCGCTTTGCATGCATTCAATCCTCTACGAGTTCAATTTATTCGAGATGGGTTCAAAAATGTCGGGTGGACAGAATCAAATCCTCGATATCCATTAGAAGGGCTAGAAATCCTTGATGTTGGTTGCGGTGGCGGAATTTTATCCGAGGCATTAGCAAGGGCCGGAGCGAATGTTACAGGGATTGATGCATCGAAGCAATTAATTGAAACTGCTAAAAAACATGCGTCTCTAGATTCAAATTTATCTAAGAACTTGATTTATATCGATACTTCAGTCGAGGATCATGTTAACAACCAAGCGAAAATTTATGACGGGGTTGTTGCTTCAGAAGTCTTAGAACATGTTTCTAATAAAGACATTTTCATAAAC tATTGCACTAAGGCTTTGAAACCAGGAGGTTCCATATTTATCACCACCTTAAATCAAACTATTCCATCGTTTATCGGTGGGATTATTTTtgctgaatatttattaaatatcgtACCCATCGGTACTCATGaatggaataaatttatttcacctGAAAATACTCGGTGTCTTTTAGAACGAT ATGGATGCACTACCAAACTAATTCATGGGATGATTTATAATCCTCTAACAAACAAATGGCATTGGACATCATCAGAAGCAATCAATTACGCCATACATGCTATTAAATCTGATGATTGA
- the LOC103570242 gene encoding cytochrome P450 4g15: MSAAGPEVIPGTVAATTAATGVSAFTVFLALLVPALVLWYVYFRISQRHMIELAEKIPGPNGYPLVGNALEFIGSSDSIFRNVMERSNEFDQVVRLWIGPKLLIFLIDPRDIEVILSSHVYIDKSAEYRFFQPWLGNGLLISTGQKWRVHRKLIAPTFHLNVLKSFIDLFNANSRAVVEKMRKEGTKEFDCHDYMSETTVEILLETAMGVSKSTQDRSGYEYAMAVMKMCDILHLRHTRVWLRPDWLFNLTKYGKDQIQLLDIIHSLTKKVIQRKKEDFKAGKRNFIKTTESKDAKLTSVEGLSFGQSAGLKDDLDVDDNDVGEKKRLAFLDLLMEAGQNGVVLNEQEVKEQVDTIMFEGHDTTAAGSSFFLSMMGCHPDIQEKVIQELDEIFGDSDRPCTFQDTLEMKYLERCLMETLRLYPPVPIIAREIKTDLKLASGDYTVPGGCTVVVGTFKMHRLPHIYPNPDTFNPDNFLPEKTANRHYYAFIPFSAGPRSCVGRKYAMLKLKILLSTILRNYRIRSDIKEKDFRLQADIILKRAEGFRVRLEPRRQVGVTA, from the exons aTGTCTGCAGCTGGCCCAGAAGTTATTCCTGGCACAGTAGCAGCCACAACTGCTGCTACTGGAGTGTCAGCATTTACAGTGTTTTTGGCACTTCTTGTCCCTGCACTTGTTTTGTGGTACGTTTACTTCAGAATTTCCCAACGGCATATGATTGAACTTGCTGAAAAAATACCCGGCCCGAATGGATATCCACTTGTTGGAAATGCATTGGAATTCATTGGAAGTTCCGACA GTATCTTCCGTAATGTCATGGAACGTTCGAATGAATTCGATCAAGTAGTAAGACTTTGGATCGGTccgaaattgttaattttcttGATCGATCCACGGGACATCGAAGTCATTCTTTCCAGTCATGTTTACATTGACAAATCTGCTGAATATCGTTTCTTCCAGCCATGGTTAGGAAACGGTCTTCTCATTTCTACCG GTCAAAAATGGAGAGTTCACCGTAAATTGATTGCTCCAACTTTCCACTTGAACGTATTAAAGAGTTTCATTGACTTGTTCAATGCTAATTCACGTGCAGTTGTTGAAAAAATGCGTAAAGAAGGTACCAAGGAGTTTGATTGCCACGATTACATGTCTGAGACAACTGTCGAGATTCTTTTGGAAACTGCCATGGGTGTATCGAAATCTACACAAGATCGCAGTGGATACGAATACGCGATGGCCGTAATGAA aatgTGTGATATTCTCCATCTGCGTCATACCCGCGTTTGGTTGAGACCTGACTGGCTTTTCAACCTCACCAAGTACGGAAAAGATCAAATTCAATTACTGGATATAATACACAGTCTTACCAAGAAAGTAATCCAACGTAAGAAGGAAGACTTCAAAGCCGGAAAACGCAACTTCATTAAGACCACTGAATCTAAAGACGCTAAA TTGACTAGTGTAGAAGGTCTTTCATTCGGTCAGTCAGCAGGATTAAAGGATGATCTCGACGTCGATGATAACGATGTCGGTGAGAAGAAGAGACTGGCGTTCTTAGATCTCTTGATGGAAGCCGGACAAAACGGAGTTGTCCTTAACGAACAAGAAGTCAAAGAACAAGTTGACACCATCATGTTTGAG GGCCATGACACAACTGCTGCAGGCTCCAGCTTCTTCTTGTCTATGATGGGTTGTCACCCAGACATTCAAGAGAAAGTTATCCAAGAGCTGGACGAAATCTTTGGTGACAGTGATAGGCCGTGCACCTTCCAGGACACTTTGGAGATGAAATATCTTGAGCGGTGCTTGATGGAAACACTGCGTTTGTATCCACCAGTACCCATTATCGCACGTGAAATCAAGACAGATTTGaaacttg cATCTGGAGATTACACTGTCCCCGGTGGATGTACGGTTGTAGTCGGTACATTCAAAATGCATCGTTTACCTCACATATATCCCAACCCAGATACATTCAACCCGGATAATTTCTTACCGGAGAAGACAGCCAATCGTCATTACTACGCATTTATTCCATTTTCGGCAGGACCACGTTCATGTGTCGGTCGTAAATACGCGATGCTTAAGCTCAAGATTCTTTTGTCAACAATACTGAGAAACTATCGCATAAGATCtgatattaaagaaaaagacTTCAGACTTCAAGCCGACATTATTCTTAAGAGGGCTGAAGGTTTCAGGGTACGTCTTGAACCAAGAAGACAAGTAGGTGTTACGgcttaa
- the LOC103570241 gene encoding glutamic acid-rich protein has translation MTMSRQYCLICASDEGFFLDIYLDGKNFRENIEKCLSAKIQKRKLQSTKLCHKCAYEIDQCSQFVDKYRKARDSNEKPQRKRGFCYLCMETGPKGLIFSLSNNDTLNNPQKKLHAIFNDDYVASKMTNISICLNCRYNVDVLYDLKCIYESSGNLQKTIDEDSEPLSDSKKIKTHVVKRKTTLPSSSNPIIEISDSESDSSVTNRNVRTKKVASSVKSKSNGDDRECDECHDTIEVGVDMYRYHHTGCKVCKDCWLKVDPNEMSIAKKRRKLQKPTSTKLCSVFLEDIFVGPPENKKKGSTSKAKDVEEDYDVCDDSVDDETETKTNLQKSKLRTRSMQNDQKSPKKSKVVPKKRPTKSTLQNNNPDKKIKQEVSSKPPEVQEKTYRTKKTRSRLSALREKKIELSKLKSESLKKSQLEQRRKKLQSKLRQSRSRESSDLPSANEEVSEPQKTQEDKDLSMIVDSDSENSGPYTCNICSTDYENRVEGLKHELTHSKKLGVVLEKVAVADDETNEQPSDVTDKSVTEPPTNPAEESHVSDVPTAKSDETKVDDDMHIAVESKTNEVDGKQSMETNDDKENPPEDVGNDSDKKVVDCNDENDVTEKLVGDEKNTDVDKKDDNVDVDVAIDENNIRAEDSNFETKTSNLDTDHDDVNEKHDDDEKNLGDKEVNAETHEINEPSTKESETENMPTEIEAKDKNKDDDSESILRENDPVENIEKNENHVQQKEETNNVDVENLSESTVESNKTVEQPNNQIHVDNDSDDKEKKDSQSEEGDDESSKLSCNTEKLGIEGCENDEKLIENKAETESKLVEYENSLKVDEKVESLEPSIDTGTEKNENRVDKLQKIIDASFGDSLQE, from the exons atgaCAATGTCGCGACAATATTGTTTAATATGTGCGAGCGACGAAGGATTTTTTCTAGATATTTATCttgatggaaaaaattttcgtgagaatattgaaaaatgtttaTCAGCGAAG attcaaaaaagaaaacttcAATCTACAAAACTATGCCACAAGTGTGCATATGAAATAGACCAATGCTCCcaatttgttgataaatatagAAAAGCACGTGATTCAAATGAAAAACCACAAAGAAAGCGTGGATTCTGTTATTTATGTATGGAAACTGGTCCAAAAGGCCTAATTTTTTCGCTGAGTAATAATGATACACTAAATAATCCTCAGAAGAAATTACACGCTATATTTAATGATGAT tatGTAGCAAGCAAGATgacaaatatttctatttGTTTGAATTGCCGATATAATGTCGACGTACTTTATGATCTTAAATGCATTTACGAAAGTTCTGGAAACCTCCAAAAAACCATCGATGAAGATAGTGAACCATTATCAGATTCGaaaaag ataaaaaCCCACGTTGTGAAACGTAAGACAACATTACCAAGCTCTTCAAACCCTATAATTGAAATATCAGATTCTGAAAGTGACTCGAGTGTTACAAACAGAAATGTTAGGACTAAAAAAGTAGCGTCGTCAGTCAAATCAAAATCCAATGGAGATGATCGTGAATGCGATGAATGCCATGATACCATAGAGGTTGGCGTCGATATGTATCGTTATCATCACACGGGTTGTAAAGTTTGCAAGGATTGTTGGTTAAAAGTTGATCCAAACGAGATGTCAATCGCGAAAAAACGTAGAAAGTTACAAAAACCCACTAGTACTAAACTCTGCAGTGTTTTTCTCGAAGATATTTTCGTTGGTCCTCCGGAAAATAAGAAGAAGGGTTCAACATCCAAAGCGAAAGATGTCGAGGAAGACTATGACGTTTGTGATGATAGTGTTGATGACGAAACAGAGACAAAAACGAATTTACAGAAGTCAAAGTTGAGAACCCGAAGCATGCAAAACGACCAAAAATCCcctaaaaaatcaaaagtcgTTCCCAAAAAGCGACCCACAAAATCTACTTTACAAAACAATAATccagacaaaaaaattaagcaaGAAGTTTCTTCTAAACCTCCCGAGGttcaagagaaaacttatcgTACCAAAAAAACTAGAAGTCGTTTGAGCGCATTGAGAGAGAAGAAAATTGAACTTTCAAAACTCAAGAGCGAAAGTCTCAAGAAATCTCAACTGGAGCAACGTCGCAAAAAGTTACAATCAAAACTCCGTCAGAGCCGTTCGAGAGAGTCGTCGGATTTACCTTCGGCAAATGAGGAAGTTTCTGAGCCTCAAAAAACCCAAGAAGATAAGGATCTATCGATGATTGTCGACAGTGATTCAGAAAACAGCGGGCCATACACTTGCAATATTTGCAGCACCGATTATGAAAATCGCGTCGAAGGTTTGAAGCACGAATTGACTCACTCAAAAAAACTGGGAGTCGTTTTAGAAAAAGTTGCTGTCGCAGATGACGAAACAAACGAACAACCCAGCGACGTAACTGATAAGTCTGTTACCGAACCTCCAACTAATCCTGCCGAAGAAAGTCACGTTTCTGACGTACCGACCGCGAAAAGTGATGAAACGAAAGTTGATGACGATATGCACATCGCCGTTGAATCAAAAACTAACGAAGTCGACGGAAAACAATCAATGGAAACAAATGACGATAAGGAAAATCCACCTGAAGATGTCGGCAATGATTCCGATAAAAAAGTAGTGGATTGTAATGACGAAAATGACGTCACTGAAAAACTTGTTGGTGATGAGAAAAATACTGACGTTGATAAGAAAGACGATAAcgttgatgttgatgttgcCATTGATGAGAATAATATTAGAGCTGAAGACTCTAATTTCGAAACGAAGACGTCGAATTTAGATACTGATCATGATGATGTTAATGAAAAACATGacgatgatgaaaaaaatcttGGGGATAAGGAAGTTAATGCAGAAACTCATGAAATTAATGAACCCTCGACAAAAGAAAGTGAAACTGAGAATATGCCTACAGAAATCGAGGCTAAGGATAAGAACAAAGATGATGACTCTGAAAGTATTTTGAGAGAAAATGATCCTGTAGAAAACATTGAAAAGAATGAGAATCACGTGCAACAAAAGGAAGAGACAAATAACGTTGATGTCGAGAATCTAAGCGAGTCAACTGTAGAATCTAATAAAACAGTTGAACAGCCGAACAATCAAATTCACGTTGATAATGATAGTGATGACAAAGAAAAGAAAGATAGTCAGAGTGAAGAGGGCGATGATGAAAGTAGTAAATTAAGTTGCAATACAGAAAAATTAGGAATAGAAGGTTGTGAAAACgacgaaaaattaattgaaaataaggCGGAGACGGAAAGTAAATTAGTTGAGTatgaaaatagtttaaaagtaGATGAAAAAGTAGAAAGTTTAGAGCCATCTATTGATACTggtactgaaaaaaatgaaaatagagTTGATAAGttgcaaaaaattatagatgcGAGTTTTGGAGACTCACTTcaggaataa
- the LOC103570239 gene encoding phospholipase A2 inhibitor isoform X1, which translates to MIKMKMKILWTFLSLISLCRMEDFLDCDQKNWHSLENKQTANLECGPAFENRCYCSRICYEGKHQYVVNCTNSQFSTTQPLAHLPNKTQVLIFTGNTLRKLEWNIFGTLDRIPSLQVIDMSNNKITEISGKAYHHVKNVQRLYLDFNELSLDSQSNHPRVFSNFISLLELHLTDAFEDGNPKNLAETLHDIFFNSHLDQLIKLHLEQNEISEFKDPNVFCNLPNLLDLHLGDNTLNALHFNLSCLHKLRFLDLQRNNFTRILDRDLKTLDTFAKHNQSVTIDLSNNPLECSCKLNPFIEWMNKTKIFVRNKNLYMCNDHGHKKHLQKMKHCVSKMSFSSRSSGSTVAITLLSFILVVLICTLVYLQREDLYKKIVPVIDSVNKRVRYTSIATANSRENDV; encoded by the exons ATGATAAA gatgaaaatgaaaatcctATGGACATTTTTGAGCCTGATATCTCTATGTCGTATGGAAGATTTTCTGGATTGTGATCAGAAAAATTGGCACAGTTTGGAAAACAAGCAAACGGCGAATCTTGAATGTGGACCAGCATTTGAAAATCGGTGCTACTGTTCCAGAATTTGTTATGAAGGAAAACATCAATATGTGGTAAACTGCACGAATTCTCAATTTTCAACTACTCAACCACTCGCACATCTTCCAAATAAGACTCAAGTACTCATTTTTACGGGCAACACTTTGAGAAAATTGGAATGGAACATTTTTGGGACTTTGGATCGCATTCCGAGTCTTCAAGTGATCGATATGTCgaacaataaaataactgagatCAGTGGGAAAGCTTATCatcatgtaaaaaatgttcaacGTTTGTATTTAGATTTCAATGAACTGTCTTTAGACTCGCAGAGTAATCATCCGAGAGTATTTTCGAATTTCATTTCTCTGCTCGAGCTGCATCTTACGGACGCTTTTGAAGACGGAAATCCGAAAAATCTCGCTGAAACTCTCcacgatatttttttcaatag cCATTTAGATCAATTGATAAAACTGCACTTGgaacaaaatgaaatttccgAATTCAAAGATCCTAATGTTTTCTGCAATCTTCCAAATTTATTGGATCTACATTTAGGGGACAATACTCTCAATGCGTTACATTTCAACTTATCATGTCTCCACAAACTAAGATTTTTAGATCTTCAGCGCAATAATTTCACGAGAATTTTAGACCGGGATTTGAAAACTCTAGATACTTTTGCGAAACATAATCAATCTGTTACGATTGATTTGTCAAATAATCCATTGGAATGTTCGTGCAAACTTAATCCGTTTATTGAGTGGATgaataaaaccaaaatttttgtgagaaataaaaatctctATATGTGCAATGATC ATGGACATAAGAAACATTTgcaaaaaatgaaacattGTGTTTCAAAAATGAGTTTTTCGTCACGATCATCGGGCTCGACTGTTGCCATTACGTTGCTTTCTTTCATACTCGTAGTTTTAATTTGTACTCTAGTCTATCTTCAACGTGAggatttatacaaaaaaatcgtCCCTGTTATTGATTCAGTAAACAAGCGTGTAAGATATACATCAATTGCAACGGCTAACTCTCGTGAAAACGATGTTTGa
- the LOC103570239 gene encoding phospholipase A2 inhibitor isoform X2: MKMKILWTFLSLISLCRMEDFLDCDQKNWHSLENKQTANLECGPAFENRCYCSRICYEGKHQYVVNCTNSQFSTTQPLAHLPNKTQVLIFTGNTLRKLEWNIFGTLDRIPSLQVIDMSNNKITEISGKAYHHVKNVQRLYLDFNELSLDSQSNHPRVFSNFISLLELHLTDAFEDGNPKNLAETLHDIFFNSHLDQLIKLHLEQNEISEFKDPNVFCNLPNLLDLHLGDNTLNALHFNLSCLHKLRFLDLQRNNFTRILDRDLKTLDTFAKHNQSVTIDLSNNPLECSCKLNPFIEWMNKTKIFVRNKNLYMCNDHGHKKHLQKMKHCVSKMSFSSRSSGSTVAITLLSFILVVLICTLVYLQREDLYKKIVPVIDSVNKRVRYTSIATANSRENDV, from the exons atgaaaatgaaaatcctATGGACATTTTTGAGCCTGATATCTCTATGTCGTATGGAAGATTTTCTGGATTGTGATCAGAAAAATTGGCACAGTTTGGAAAACAAGCAAACGGCGAATCTTGAATGTGGACCAGCATTTGAAAATCGGTGCTACTGTTCCAGAATTTGTTATGAAGGAAAACATCAATATGTGGTAAACTGCACGAATTCTCAATTTTCAACTACTCAACCACTCGCACATCTTCCAAATAAGACTCAAGTACTCATTTTTACGGGCAACACTTTGAGAAAATTGGAATGGAACATTTTTGGGACTTTGGATCGCATTCCGAGTCTTCAAGTGATCGATATGTCgaacaataaaataactgagatCAGTGGGAAAGCTTATCatcatgtaaaaaatgttcaacGTTTGTATTTAGATTTCAATGAACTGTCTTTAGACTCGCAGAGTAATCATCCGAGAGTATTTTCGAATTTCATTTCTCTGCTCGAGCTGCATCTTACGGACGCTTTTGAAGACGGAAATCCGAAAAATCTCGCTGAAACTCTCcacgatatttttttcaatag cCATTTAGATCAATTGATAAAACTGCACTTGgaacaaaatgaaatttccgAATTCAAAGATCCTAATGTTTTCTGCAATCTTCCAAATTTATTGGATCTACATTTAGGGGACAATACTCTCAATGCGTTACATTTCAACTTATCATGTCTCCACAAACTAAGATTTTTAGATCTTCAGCGCAATAATTTCACGAGAATTTTAGACCGGGATTTGAAAACTCTAGATACTTTTGCGAAACATAATCAATCTGTTACGATTGATTTGTCAAATAATCCATTGGAATGTTCGTGCAAACTTAATCCGTTTATTGAGTGGATgaataaaaccaaaatttttgtgagaaataaaaatctctATATGTGCAATGATC ATGGACATAAGAAACATTTgcaaaaaatgaaacattGTGTTTCAAAAATGAGTTTTTCGTCACGATCATCGGGCTCGACTGTTGCCATTACGTTGCTTTCTTTCATACTCGTAGTTTTAATTTGTACTCTAGTCTATCTTCAACGTGAggatttatacaaaaaaatcgtCCCTGTTATTGATTCAGTAAACAAGCGTGTAAGATATACATCAATTGCAACGGCTAACTCTCGTGAAAACGATGTTTGa